A single genomic interval of Terriglobus albidus harbors:
- a CDS encoding DUF3466 family protein has product MTLTSVARTLLGVILVCGTCSRSIAQSELSAVPEHPLVKDLGSLPPTYTRSQAYAISNSGLIAGSLIQVGHDEANHGFLYRNGQMIDLGTLPTGTFSEAYGVNDRGQVVGRALYVTPGLPLDRFFHAFLWEKGIMKDIGTLLPSNTAIAYAINNSSQVVGESGGHAFLYEQGMMKDLGTLPGGSSSAAYAINQAGEIVGQTTYSDGSMHAFLYRDDGMHDLGTLPGGRNSIARSINNRGQIVGTSTVTDGNSHAFLYENGQMTDLAALPGGTNFSDAKSINDPGQILGVGMLFDNGKFISISLPNPLGQVTFAFAAAINDSGEIAGVLLPDYHAAVLNSDLLTDEHP; this is encoded by the coding sequence ATGACTCTTACCTCCGTCGCGCGCACACTGCTGGGCGTCATTCTCGTATGTGGAACGTGCTCCCGCTCTATCGCACAGTCCGAACTCTCGGCAGTCCCCGAGCATCCACTCGTAAAAGATCTTGGTTCTCTCCCCCCTACTTACACTCGCAGCCAGGCTTACGCGATCAGCAATAGCGGTCTGATTGCCGGCTCACTCATTCAAGTGGGGCACGACGAGGCGAACCATGGCTTCCTATACAGGAACGGCCAGATGATCGATCTCGGTACACTGCCTACCGGCACATTCAGCGAGGCCTATGGGGTCAATGACCGGGGGCAAGTCGTGGGCCGAGCCCTGTACGTCACTCCCGGGCTGCCGCTTGATCGCTTCTTCCATGCCTTTCTCTGGGAGAAAGGCATCATGAAAGATATAGGCACTCTGCTTCCGTCCAATACTGCCATCGCTTATGCCATTAACAACAGCAGTCAAGTTGTCGGCGAAAGCGGCGGCCATGCATTTCTGTACGAACAAGGGATGATGAAGGATTTAGGCACCTTACCGGGAGGTTCCAGCAGCGCGGCGTACGCCATCAACCAGGCCGGAGAGATTGTTGGACAGACTACATACTCAGACGGCTCAATGCACGCATTTCTTTATCGCGACGATGGAATGCACGACCTCGGAACGCTGCCGGGAGGACGAAATAGCATCGCACGCAGCATCAATAATCGAGGTCAAATCGTCGGCACCTCCACCGTCACGGATGGCAATTCGCACGCGTTCCTCTACGAGAATGGTCAAATGACTGACCTGGCAGCCCTTCCTGGAGGCACTAACTTCTCAGATGCCAAATCTATCAATGATCCGGGGCAGATACTTGGCGTTGGTATGCTCTTTGACAATGGCAAGTTCATTTCTATCAGTTTGCCAAACCCACTCGGACAGGTGACCTTCGCTTTCGCGGCGGCCATCAACGATTCTGGTGAAATTGCAGGTGTTCTGCTCCCGGACTACCACGCAGCAGTCCTCAATAGTGACCTGCTCACCGATGAGCATCCGTAA
- a CDS encoding DUF1552 domain-containing protein yields MFITRNHLSRRTVLQGLGVTLGLPFLDAMVPAQTPLRLTAAAPKSRFIAIEMVHGAAGSTAIGRSMNYWSPAQEGRDFAFTKSLQPLEPLREYITVVSNTELHNAMSLVPDEDGPMADHARSSAVFLTAAHPRRTAGGDIHAGPSIDQIYAKVVGRDTRLPSMQLCIEDNAIAGECGYGYSCTYTHTISWASPTTPLPMERSPRRVFNSMFVPDAPNGQRTGSNTASLLDSLPDAIRSMKRRLGVRDRTTLSDYLDHIRAIEKRIQEVERRNAITPKTQTNEPLSVPDSFNDHVDLMFDLQLLALTCDLTRVITFKMGVDRSQRIFPESGVTTPFHTLSHHRESPERIEEFARLNQYHVGKATQFIDNLRRTKDGDGNLLDHSLVLYGSPMGDSHVHEHRFLPLFLAGKANGALQGNRHVVCPADTPMANVLLTVMRKLGVDTHQIGDSTGEIAL; encoded by the coding sequence ATGTTCATCACCCGGAATCACCTCTCAAGGCGGACCGTTCTGCAGGGATTGGGCGTCACCCTGGGTCTTCCCTTTCTGGACGCGATGGTCCCAGCGCAAACACCTCTGCGCCTGACCGCAGCAGCGCCGAAGTCGCGGTTTATCGCCATTGAGATGGTGCATGGCGCTGCCGGGAGCACTGCCATTGGACGATCCATGAACTACTGGTCGCCGGCCCAGGAAGGAAGAGATTTTGCTTTCACAAAGTCGCTGCAACCCCTCGAACCGCTGCGTGAGTACATCACCGTCGTCAGCAATACAGAGCTGCATAATGCGATGTCACTCGTGCCGGATGAAGATGGGCCTATGGCGGATCATGCCCGGTCCTCTGCTGTCTTCCTGACCGCCGCGCATCCCAGAAGGACAGCCGGCGGAGACATTCACGCTGGACCGTCTATCGATCAAATCTATGCCAAGGTCGTTGGCCGCGATACCCGGCTACCCTCGATGCAGCTTTGCATTGAAGATAACGCCATTGCGGGAGAGTGCGGCTACGGATACAGCTGCACCTACACGCACACCATCAGTTGGGCGTCTCCTACAACTCCGTTGCCTATGGAGCGGTCTCCCCGGCGTGTATTTAACAGCATGTTTGTGCCTGATGCACCGAACGGACAACGAACCGGGAGCAACACAGCCAGCCTCCTCGATTCGCTTCCCGATGCCATCAGGAGTATGAAGCGGCGTCTCGGCGTTCGAGACCGGACGACACTCAGCGATTACCTGGACCATATCCGTGCGATTGAGAAGCGCATTCAGGAGGTTGAACGTCGTAATGCAATAACTCCAAAGACTCAGACCAACGAACCTCTCAGCGTCCCCGACTCCTTCAATGATCATGTCGATCTGATGTTCGATCTCCAGCTTCTTGCCCTTACCTGCGACCTGACGCGCGTAATCACGTTCAAGATGGGCGTCGACCGGAGTCAGCGTATCTTTCCCGAGAGTGGCGTTACGACTCCGTTTCACACCCTCTCGCATCACCGTGAATCACCTGAAAGAATTGAGGAATTCGCGAGGCTGAATCAATATCATGTCGGCAAAGCCACCCAATTTATCGACAATTTGCGACGGACAAAGGACGGGGACGGCAACCTCCTCGATCACTCCCTCGTACTCTACGGAAGCCCGATGGGTGATTCGCACGTGCATGAGCACCGGTTCCTCCCGTTGTTTCTTGCAGGCAAGGCTAATGGGGCGTTGCAAGGAAATCGTCACGTGGTCTGCCCCGCCGATACGCCGATGGCCAACGTCCTTCTCACGGTCATGCGCAAACTTGGCGTCGACACTCATCAGATAGGCGATAGCACAGGTGAGATTGCACTCTAA
- a CDS encoding AraC family transcriptional regulator: MRRTLLVRENDPGPGIAIATHGREYPRNSHIALHSHGADQLVYASRGVMEITSGQNLWLLPPHFGLWIPAYTVHSIRMPEHVSMRTLYLRPGLHTAWTTCAAFHVVPLLRELIFQIVSMGRIRVRNRLECAYRDILVAQLKCSTSIPTGVALPRDARALAVAELVLRSPENRHSVAAMCASVGIGVRTLQRVYQREVGLDFESWRRQVRLMRAIQLLVAGHSIKEVSYAVGYQEPSTFIDLFRAVFGQTPKSWTRELAALSSRFDSSPE, encoded by the coding sequence ATGCGTCGCACGCTGCTCGTGAGGGAAAATGATCCTGGCCCGGGAATCGCCATTGCTACGCATGGGCGCGAGTACCCGCGCAACTCGCACATCGCGCTCCATTCTCATGGCGCAGATCAACTTGTCTATGCAAGCCGTGGAGTGATGGAGATTACCTCAGGGCAAAATCTCTGGCTATTGCCGCCCCACTTCGGTCTCTGGATTCCTGCATACACCGTGCATAGCATTCGAATGCCGGAGCATGTTTCCATGCGTACACTCTATCTGCGTCCCGGACTCCATACCGCATGGACTACCTGCGCGGCGTTCCATGTAGTCCCGCTTCTTCGCGAGCTGATCTTTCAGATTGTCAGCATGGGGAGAATTCGAGTACGCAATCGTTTGGAATGCGCCTATCGCGACATCCTCGTAGCCCAATTGAAGTGTTCGACTTCAATTCCGACCGGTGTTGCTCTTCCGCGGGATGCGCGAGCTCTTGCTGTCGCAGAGCTAGTACTCAGAAGCCCTGAAAACCGGCATTCGGTAGCGGCTATGTGCGCCTCGGTGGGTATAGGCGTCAGAACCCTGCAGCGGGTGTATCAGCGTGAGGTGGGGTTGGATTTCGAATCCTGGCGACGGCAGGTCCGTTTGATGAGGGCCATTCAGTTACTGGTAGCTGGCCACAGTATCAAAGAAGTCTCTTATGCTGTGGGATACCAGGAGCCAAGCACCTTTATCGATCTGTTTCGCGCCGTCTTTGGACAAACGCCGAAATCCTGGACCCGGGAACTCGCCGCGTTGTCATCGCGGTTCGACTCCTCTCCCGAGTAA
- a CDS encoding MATE family efflux transporter, producing METTTQSELAPSLWQSIREALRGGHQDFTSGSLNRSILLLAIPMVLEMVLESLFAVVDVFWVSRLGADAIATVGLTESILTLVFAVGMGLGMSTTAMVARRVGEKNADGAAISAVQAIFLGLVTSLVIGLPCLLLAPKLLALMGATPAIVGTGANYMRIALGGSGVVLMLFLNNAIFRGAGDAAIAMRLLWVSNILNLILDPCLIFGLGPFPKLGVTGAALATFSGRGIGVLYQFYRLARGTERLHIAARHMRLHGEVLWRLLRVSISGILQFLISQASWIGLVRIVSLFGASAVAAYTIGIRIVIFAILPSWGLSNAAATLVGQNLGAGHVDRARKAVWRTGLWNMAFLGAVGVVFIVFAPAIIGLFTNDPVVVPAAVSCLRIFSYGNMAYAYGMVLMQAFNGAGDTVTPTYINVVGFWMLEIPLAWWLAMHTSLGAKGVFVSVVVAQTAVVMISLVLFRQGRWAQQKI from the coding sequence ATGGAAACCACGACCCAATCAGAACTCGCCCCCTCCCTTTGGCAGTCCATTCGAGAAGCCCTGCGAGGCGGCCATCAGGACTTTACCTCGGGAAGCCTGAACCGCTCCATTCTTCTCCTGGCCATTCCTATGGTCCTCGAGATGGTGCTTGAGTCTCTCTTTGCGGTGGTAGATGTGTTTTGGGTAAGCCGCCTGGGGGCCGATGCGATTGCCACCGTTGGACTGACGGAGTCGATTCTGACGCTGGTCTTCGCGGTGGGAATGGGGCTGGGCATGTCGACGACCGCCATGGTTGCGAGGCGTGTCGGAGAGAAGAATGCCGACGGTGCTGCGATCTCCGCGGTGCAGGCCATATTTCTCGGCCTGGTCACCTCTCTGGTAATTGGACTTCCGTGCCTGCTGCTCGCGCCCAAGCTTTTAGCGCTCATGGGAGCCACGCCTGCGATCGTGGGGACGGGCGCCAACTACATGCGCATCGCGTTGGGAGGATCGGGCGTCGTACTGATGCTCTTCCTCAACAATGCTATCTTCCGCGGCGCGGGAGATGCCGCGATCGCTATGCGCCTGTTGTGGGTTTCGAATATCTTGAACCTGATCCTCGACCCTTGCCTGATCTTCGGTCTTGGTCCCTTTCCAAAACTGGGCGTGACCGGAGCGGCCCTTGCGACTTTTAGCGGGCGAGGAATTGGTGTGCTGTATCAGTTTTATCGTCTGGCTCGGGGGACGGAGCGCCTCCACATCGCGGCGCGACATATGCGTTTGCACGGCGAGGTGCTCTGGCGGCTGCTGAGGGTCTCCATTTCGGGCATCTTACAGTTTTTGATTTCGCAGGCCAGTTGGATCGGACTCGTGCGGATCGTCAGCCTCTTCGGAGCCTCAGCGGTCGCAGCCTACACCATCGGTATCCGCATCGTGATCTTCGCCATCCTGCCTTCGTGGGGGCTCAGCAATGCCGCAGCCACCCTGGTCGGACAGAATCTGGGAGCGGGTCATGTCGATCGCGCCCGTAAGGCGGTATGGCGCACCGGCCTATGGAACATGGCCTTTCTGGGTGCAGTCGGTGTGGTCTTCATTGTCTTCGCGCCGGCTATCATTGGGCTGTTCACGAACGATCCAGTTGTCGTTCCGGCAGCAGTAAGCTGCCTTCGCATCTTCAGTTACGGCAACATGGCCTATGCCTATGGCATGGTGCTCATGCAGGCATTCAACGGAGCCGGAGACACAGTTACACCGACCTACATTAATGTGGTCGGGTTTTGGATGCTGGAGATTCCCCTGGCATGGTGGCTTGCCATGCACACATCGCTCGGAGCTAAAGGGGTCTTCGTGTCCGTCGTGGTAGCTCAAACTGCCGTGGTGATGATCAGTCTCGTGCTCTTCCGCCAAGGCCGTTGGGCACAGCAAAAAATCTAG
- a CDS encoding ABC transporter permease, with protein MRLWRRRANEVDEEIATHIAMSIADRIDQGESPDEARRAALREFGNPLLVRETARCMWGGEWIEHILQDLRYAWRQTRRSPAFTLTVIATLALGLGATLAMFTIVERVLLQVLPYASPQRLVKVQETGRRGDSPTICWLDIQQWRLKARSFESIGFHTPANGRTFLEGDNGAQQIRHQLVSANLFHILGVSPALGSGFSGNPDTFANTGEENTVVLSDNAWRQSFGARPDIIGHAVRMNGKSYTVVGVMPRSFALPLSSTMAEVWTPAPFGETSKTHTNETPTYLVVARLRAGATIQSADAEMKAIQPSVAAQYTDTYQRDLVSSASVSSYAASLVEPEVRRAVLALFAASALLWVIACINVGGLLFARGITRQREIAVRGALGASRMRIVQQLVLEGLLLSIGGSLLGLGLASGLLRIFAHGLSLQLNLRNATPGWQSIAMLLALTLGSALVSALWPALISARASIEPTLRQGAQQSGLSRTQHRTRSLLVVSQISLALVLLFSCGLLLRTIYALRHVPLGFRTDNVLVGSMAIPSYRFSNQDLNATLYAPILQRVRALPGVEAATLMTEVPLGHSFRMMFSFSAEGNSADAIRRRDIRANFRAVNSDAQRVFGFTMLRGRYFNQEDTAGSQAVVVVNREFVKEYSQSNDPDKVLGQSLMTFGKGRRAIVVGILDDSRQVSVAEQPAPEIQVYFPQLTPDSGTYKVAGGIAMSLALRTSRDTSSIIPELRSIMAQASPELANTEFSTMTQIVEDSYGSQQLVSRLLIVFGGSALLLCLSGLYGLLAQLVTQRTREIGVRVALGASRKQVVWLVLRQAGRMLLAGATIGLTLAWFSSRFLSSYLYGVRSHDAVTLIAVTLLLAIGGLTAAFLPATRAASINPIEALRSE; from the coding sequence ATGAGACTCTGGCGCCGCCGCGCAAATGAGGTTGACGAAGAGATCGCCACCCACATCGCCATGTCCATCGCCGATCGTATTGATCAAGGCGAGTCCCCTGACGAGGCTCGGCGCGCCGCGCTCCGTGAATTTGGCAATCCGCTTCTCGTCCGCGAGACAGCCCGTTGCATGTGGGGCGGCGAATGGATCGAACATATTTTGCAGGACCTTCGATACGCCTGGCGCCAGACGCGTCGCTCCCCCGCCTTCACTCTCACGGTCATCGCCACTCTCGCACTCGGTCTCGGGGCAACGCTTGCGATGTTCACCATTGTCGAACGTGTCCTTCTCCAGGTACTCCCGTACGCTTCCCCTCAACGACTGGTCAAAGTCCAGGAAACAGGCCGTCGCGGCGACTCGCCAACCATCTGTTGGCTCGACATCCAGCAGTGGCGGCTCAAAGCCCGTTCCTTCGAGTCCATCGGATTCCATACACCCGCAAACGGCCGCACTTTTCTTGAGGGCGACAATGGTGCTCAACAGATCAGGCATCAACTCGTCAGCGCCAATCTCTTTCATATCCTTGGCGTGAGTCCCGCGCTCGGCTCCGGCTTCAGCGGCAACCCCGACACGTTCGCAAATACCGGCGAAGAGAATACGGTAGTTCTCAGCGACAACGCGTGGCGTCAGTCCTTCGGCGCTCGTCCCGACATCATCGGACATGCCGTCAGGATGAATGGCAAGTCGTACACAGTGGTCGGGGTGATGCCCCGTAGCTTCGCACTTCCTCTCTCCAGCACGATGGCCGAGGTCTGGACTCCCGCTCCATTCGGAGAAACCAGTAAGACTCACACGAATGAAACCCCCACCTACCTGGTTGTCGCACGTCTTCGCGCCGGAGCCACCATCCAATCTGCCGACGCCGAAATGAAGGCGATCCAGCCCTCTGTCGCCGCCCAATACACTGACACATACCAGCGCGATCTGGTTTCCTCTGCCTCTGTCAGCAGTTACGCTGCCTCCCTTGTTGAGCCCGAGGTCCGGCGCGCCGTCCTTGCCCTCTTTGCCGCCTCCGCTCTTCTATGGGTCATCGCCTGCATTAATGTCGGTGGCCTCCTGTTCGCCCGTGGCATCACCCGCCAGCGTGAGATTGCGGTTCGTGGAGCTCTCGGCGCCAGCCGCATGCGCATCGTCCAGCAGCTTGTTCTCGAAGGTCTACTGCTCAGCATCGGCGGCTCGCTCCTTGGCCTCGGACTCGCCTCCGGCCTTCTGCGCATCTTTGCGCACGGCCTCTCCCTCCAGTTGAACCTCCGCAATGCCACTCCCGGCTGGCAGTCCATCGCTATGCTTCTCGCACTTACGCTAGGCAGCGCGCTGGTTTCTGCGCTATGGCCTGCCCTCATTAGTGCCCGCGCCTCTATCGAACCTACCCTTCGTCAGGGAGCACAGCAGTCGGGCCTTAGCCGCACCCAGCACCGCACACGTTCACTTCTCGTCGTCAGTCAGATCTCGCTCGCACTCGTTCTTCTGTTCTCCTGCGGCCTTCTGCTCCGCACAATCTATGCTCTTCGTCACGTTCCGCTTGGCTTTCGCACGGACAACGTTCTCGTCGGCAGCATGGCTATTCCCTCATACCGCTTCTCCAATCAGGACCTCAACGCTACCCTCTATGCCCCAATCCTTCAACGTGTCCGCGCTCTCCCCGGAGTTGAGGCTGCCACCCTTATGACTGAGGTCCCCCTCGGCCATAGCTTCCGCATGATGTTCAGCTTCTCTGCGGAAGGAAACTCCGCTGACGCCATTCGTCGCCGTGACATTCGTGCCAACTTCCGCGCGGTCAACTCCGATGCTCAGCGTGTCTTTGGCTTTACCATGCTTCGCGGGCGTTACTTCAACCAGGAGGACACCGCCGGCTCGCAGGCTGTCGTCGTTGTGAATCGTGAGTTCGTCAAGGAGTACTCCCAGTCCAATGACCCCGATAAGGTATTAGGACAGAGCCTCATGACCTTTGGGAAAGGACGTCGCGCTATCGTCGTCGGTATCCTCGATGACTCGCGTCAGGTCTCCGTGGCTGAACAACCTGCGCCTGAGATCCAGGTCTACTTTCCGCAGCTCACACCCGACTCAGGCACCTACAAAGTTGCTGGCGGCATCGCCATGTCCCTTGCTCTTCGCACCAGTCGCGACACCTCTTCGATCATCCCCGAGCTACGTTCCATCATGGCCCAGGCCAGCCCCGAGCTCGCCAATACCGAGTTCAGCACCATGACGCAGATCGTCGAGGACTCTTATGGCAGCCAGCAGCTCGTCTCCCGTCTGCTTATCGTCTTCGGAGGCTCGGCACTCCTCCTTTGCCTCTCCGGCCTCTATGGCCTACTCGCTCAACTCGTGACTCAGCGCACTCGCGAGATCGGCGTCCGCGTTGCACTCGGAGCCAGCCGCAAACAAGTGGTTTGGCTCGTTCTCCGCCAGGCAGGACGCATGCTTCTTGCCGGCGCCACCATCGGTCTCACCTTAGCCTGGTTCAGCAGCCGCTTCCTCTCCAGCTATCTTTATGGAGTTCGCTCCCACGACGCCGTCACCCTGATCGCCGTTACCCTTCTCCTGGCTATCGGAGGACTCACCGCTGCTTTTCTCCCTGCCACCCGCGCCGCATCCATTAATCCCATTGAAGCACTCCGCTCCGAGTAA
- a CDS encoding sugar phosphate isomerase/epimerase family protein encodes MMTRRSFLQNAAALTVMSPVAAHAKGSLSIRMAVEYSMLPENLSIAQRFQLAKDCGYEQIECPTEADQATAEAMKAASEKFGLPIHSVMNMDHWKYPFTSSDPAVVEKSLEGARTSIRNAHLWGASTVLLVPGVVNAQTSYKDAYVRSQAAVRKLIPLAEELNVILALEEVWNKFLLSPLEFAHYIDEYNSRHVRAYFDVGNIVLYGYPQDWIRILGKRIVKLHIKDFTFQRGKGGGDSIARWVSPGDGDIDWIAVHAALEEIGYQGTATLELNSGDADYLKDMRRRFALILSGEMRSKA; translated from the coding sequence ATGATGACTCGTCGAAGCTTTCTGCAGAACGCCGCCGCCTTAACCGTCATGTCGCCTGTTGCTGCTCATGCTAAGGGGTCGCTGTCTATACGCATGGCGGTGGAATACAGCATGCTGCCTGAGAACCTCTCGATCGCTCAGCGCTTCCAGCTTGCCAAAGACTGCGGCTACGAGCAGATCGAGTGCCCTACCGAAGCGGATCAGGCCACTGCGGAGGCGATGAAGGCTGCTTCCGAAAAGTTCGGGCTGCCCATTCATTCCGTGATGAATATGGATCACTGGAAGTATCCATTCACCTCCTCTGATCCGGCGGTGGTGGAGAAGAGCCTGGAGGGCGCGCGCACTTCGATTCGGAATGCGCATCTTTGGGGCGCTTCGACGGTACTGCTGGTACCAGGTGTGGTGAATGCCCAAACGTCCTACAAGGATGCATACGTGCGATCGCAGGCAGCCGTTCGTAAGCTGATCCCACTCGCCGAGGAGTTGAACGTAATCCTTGCGCTCGAAGAAGTCTGGAATAAATTCCTGCTGAGCCCGTTGGAGTTTGCGCACTACATTGACGAGTACAACTCACGGCATGTGCGCGCCTACTTTGACGTGGGCAACATAGTGCTCTACGGCTACCCGCAGGATTGGATTCGCATCCTGGGTAAGCGCATCGTCAAGCTCCACATCAAGGACTTCACGTTCCAGCGCGGTAAGGGAGGCGGAGATTCCATAGCCCGCTGGGTGTCTCCGGGCGATGGGGATATCGACTGGATCGCCGTCCACGCTGCACTGGAAGAGATCGGTTACCAGGGGACGGCGACGCTCGAACTCAATTCCGGTGACGCGGATTACCTAAAGGACATGCGGCGCCGCTTTGCTCTGATCTTGTCAGGTGAGATGCGTTCCAAGGCTTAG
- a CDS encoding c-type cytochrome, which yields MIHVMRSTCLSFLLTATLAPLAAAGHAQSSQLPEGAHRDTVQRVCSSCHSVQMFTARKMSREQWGTTVSSMVARGAKINDDEFDQIVGYLATTFPLNGEAGTGAATTKQAKAPRRPSLIDQAGSDDKQIVDEDAAARGKTVYIAQCITCHGTRARGGSRGADLVRSVVVLHDRYGSTIGPYLTQGHPKSKPVELTQEQVKELSHFLHQQIGDTLRTGPYNNPLDILVGDAKAGKLYFENTGGCAKCHSVTGDLAHIAGKYAPPALQQKVVFPQNRAITKQGTASRQLVTTITVTTSSGTTVTGEPLNLDDFNVSLRDANGHYFSFACSPELKVEKHNPYAGHEALLDTYTDKDIHDVVSYLETLQ from the coding sequence ATGATTCACGTTATGCGATCGACCTGTCTCAGTTTTCTGCTGACAGCCACCCTGGCGCCTCTCGCTGCTGCTGGGCACGCACAAAGCTCGCAGCTACCGGAAGGCGCGCACCGTGACACCGTTCAACGCGTCTGCTCGAGCTGTCACTCTGTACAGATGTTCACCGCGCGCAAGATGAGCCGGGAGCAGTGGGGGACTACCGTTTCGAGCATGGTCGCGCGCGGAGCGAAGATCAACGATGACGAGTTCGACCAGATCGTCGGCTATCTGGCAACGACTTTTCCGCTCAATGGAGAAGCCGGTACGGGGGCGGCTACAACGAAGCAAGCCAAAGCCCCACGCCGGCCCAGCCTGATCGACCAGGCCGGCTCTGACGACAAGCAGATCGTCGATGAAGATGCCGCCGCTCGCGGTAAGACGGTTTACATCGCGCAATGCATCACCTGCCACGGAACACGAGCGCGCGGTGGCAGTCGCGGCGCGGATCTAGTGCGATCGGTAGTGGTTTTACATGATCGGTACGGCAGCACCATCGGACCCTATCTCACGCAGGGACATCCTAAATCCAAGCCGGTGGAACTGACGCAGGAGCAAGTGAAGGAGCTGTCGCACTTTCTGCATCAACAGATTGGCGACACGCTGCGTACGGGACCCTACAACAATCCGCTGGATATCCTGGTAGGCGACGCCAAAGCAGGCAAACTCTACTTCGAAAACACTGGCGGCTGCGCGAAGTGCCACTCGGTCACAGGGGACCTGGCTCACATTGCTGGCAAGTACGCTCCACCAGCTCTGCAGCAGAAGGTTGTGTTTCCGCAAAACCGGGCGATCACCAAGCAGGGCACGGCTTCGCGTCAACTCGTGACGACGATAACGGTCACGACATCGTCCGGCACAACCGTGACCGGCGAGCCATTGAATCTCGATGACTTCAATGTTTCTCTGAGGGACGCGAACGGACATTACTTCAGTTTTGCGTGCAGTCCTGAGCTCAAGGTAGAGAAGCACAATCCTTATGCGGGTCACGAGGCGCTACTCGACACCTACACCGACAAGGACATTCACGATGTCGTGTCGTACCTGGAGACCCTGCAATGA
- a CDS encoding acido-empty-quinoprotein group A, with product MKLLATFFLALFTVASMRAEGPEQTGPAKQTGGGLDPAVLLNPTPDSWPTYNGDYSGRRFSTLTQINDKNVKSLSLAWLYQLPSMGDGMVRRLAGTPIVVNGVMYITVPDHVWAIDARTSKPLWHYAWTSKGGIHLGNRGVGISGDSLYFETPDCNLVALNLADGTKRWSQSICDLDQMYYASVAPLVVKNHVITGVSGDDLDRPGFLEAHDPETGALQWRWSVVPSPGEPGSETWPDADAMAHGGGMTWISPTYDPELNLLYIGTGNPQPVIAGTGREGANLYTESIVALHADTGKMAWYFQPSPHDTHDWDAIQTPVLFEGVMEGKPRKLLAQASRNGWFFVLDRETGKNYVSSEFVKTNWTKGVDAKGQPIPNPAKEPQIPGVLVTPDSSGGVNWAPSTFSPKTGLFYINATRSFSMFYIYDDSQKPEGWGGHGIGVWSEAMLQAVDYRTGKIKWSHKWQTPGGESGLLSTAGNLVFAGDPNNNLVALDATTGNPLWHVNLGTGMSNGPITYELDGHQYLLVGAGDKLFAFVMN from the coding sequence ATGAAGCTTCTTGCAACGTTCTTCCTCGCCCTATTCACCGTTGCTTCCATGCGCGCGGAAGGCCCGGAACAGACAGGCCCGGCAAAGCAGACAGGCGGTGGCCTTGATCCAGCGGTGTTGCTTAATCCGACGCCGGACTCATGGCCGACTTACAACGGAGATTACTCCGGCCGCCGCTTCAGCACGTTGACTCAGATCAACGACAAAAACGTGAAGTCGCTCAGCCTCGCATGGCTCTATCAGTTACCCAGCATGGGCGATGGTATGGTTCGGCGGCTTGCTGGAACGCCGATTGTTGTAAACGGTGTCATGTATATCACCGTGCCTGATCATGTATGGGCGATTGATGCGCGGACAAGCAAGCCACTGTGGCATTACGCCTGGACCTCCAAGGGCGGCATTCACCTGGGGAATCGCGGCGTTGGCATCTCGGGTGATTCCTTGTATTTCGAAACGCCCGACTGCAACCTAGTCGCGCTGAATCTGGCCGATGGCACAAAGCGTTGGAGCCAGTCCATCTGCGATCTGGACCAGATGTATTACGCGTCGGTGGCTCCGTTGGTGGTGAAGAACCACGTGATCACCGGCGTCAGCGGCGACGATCTTGACCGTCCTGGATTTCTTGAAGCCCATGATCCGGAGACTGGCGCGCTGCAGTGGCGCTGGTCGGTTGTGCCCAGCCCCGGTGAGCCGGGTTCGGAAACCTGGCCCGATGCGGATGCGATGGCGCACGGTGGCGGCATGACGTGGATCTCGCCGACGTACGATCCGGAATTGAACCTGCTGTACATCGGCACCGGCAATCCACAGCCGGTGATTGCCGGTACTGGGCGCGAGGGCGCCAATCTTTATACCGAGTCCATCGTTGCTCTTCATGCAGACACCGGAAAGATGGCCTGGTACTTCCAGCCATCGCCGCACGACACCCACGATTGGGATGCAATCCAGACACCAGTTCTCTTTGAGGGAGTGATGGAAGGCAAACCGCGCAAGCTGCTGGCACAGGCGAGCCGCAACGGTTGGTTCTTTGTGCTGGATCGCGAGACGGGAAAGAACTATGTCAGCTCAGAGTTTGTGAAGACGAACTGGACCAAGGGTGTGGACGCTAAGGGACAGCCGATACCCAATCCAGCCAAGGAACCGCAGATCCCGGGTGTGCTGGTTACACCGGATTCCTCGGGCGGCGTGAACTGGGCGCCTTCAACATTCAGCCCGAAGACGGGATTGTTCTACATCAATGCCACACGTTCGTTTTCGATGTTCTATATCTACGACGACAGCCAAAAACCGGAAGGCTGGGGAGGACACGGCATCGGTGTATGGTCCGAGGCGATGCTGCAAGCCGTGGACTACCGCACCGGAAAAATCAAGTGGAGCCACAAGTGGCAGACACCGGGTGGGGAAAGCGGGCTGCTTAGCACCGCAGGCAATCTTGTGTTCGCCGGAGACCCAAACAACAATCTCGTCGCACTCGATGCAACAACCGGCAACCCACTCTGGCACGTCAATTTGGGGACGGGCATGTCAAACGGCCCCATCACCTATGAGCTGGACGGTCATCAATATTTGCTTGTCGGAGCAGGCGATAAGCTATTCGCGTTCGTCATGAACTAG